The Chloroflexi bacterium ADurb.Bin180 region CTGGCGGAGGTTGGTCAGAATCGCCGCCAGGTCCCCCGGCCTTTCGATGGCCGGCCCCGAGGTCACCTTGATACTGACACCCATCTCGTTGGCAATGACGTGGGCCAGCGTGGTCTTGCCCAGTCCTGGCGGGCCATAAAGCAGAACGTGGTCCAGGGACTCGCCTCTGGCCTTGGCTGCAGCGAGACAGATGCCCAGGTTCTGCTTCACCCGCTCTTGTCCAATGTACTCAGCAAGGAGCTTGGGGCGCAGGCTTGTGTCTTGGGTGGCTTCGTCGGCCAGACGCCGGGCAGAGATGATTCGTTCGTCCATAACGCGGCAGACCTCACTGCCAGGGGATTATAGCACAGGCGAGCAGCAAAGCGACCCTAATGGAACCAGAGTGAGCGCCCATTCGGTCATCTCGCTCCGGTGAGGTCCTGCATTGAGCGGAAAAGACGGTCGCCTACGCCGGTGCACCTACGCTGGCCGACGCACGCGCTCCGCCGGCAATCGGCTGATGGTCGTACACTGACGTGCACCAGTGCCTGTACTTGGGAACCTTACCTCGAACAATGTCAAAGTACAGGTCCCGCAGGCGCCGGGTGATTGACCCAATATGGCCATCACCAATCACCCGGTGGTCAATGCTGGCTATAGATGCGATCTGCACGCCAGTGCCGCACAGGAAGGCCTCGTCGCACACGTAGAGCTCGGTACGGTCGACGGTGCGTTCTTTGGTCGGGATGTGCAGCTCGTCGCGGGCCAACTGCAGGATGGTCTGACGAGTGATCCCTTCCAGAATATCCGAGGTGACACCCGGAGTGATCAACACTCCGTTACGCACCATGAAAAAGTTCTCGGCACTGCCTTCGGACACCGATCCACCCCTGGTCAGCACAATGGCCTCGTCAAAGCCGTTCATCTCGGCCTCGCTCTTGCACAGCGCCGAGTTGACATAGGCGCCGGTGCACTTGGCCCGAGCCGGGACGGAAGTGTCGTAGATGCGGCGCCAGGAGGAGACGCAGACCTTGGCGCCTTCCTCTTTCTCGATGTACTTGCCGAAAGGAGTGGCAAAGATCGCCAGGCTGTCTTTGACGCCCTTCAGCCGCACCCCAATGCCCTCCTGTGACTTGAAGGCCAGGGGCCTGACATAGGTATCTTCGCGAAAGCCTTCGCGCCGCAGCAGTTCGACCGTTGCGTCGCACAACTGCTGTACCGTGTAGGGGAGGTCAATCAGCAGAATCGCGGCCGAGTTGTGGAGGCGCTGGTAGTGTTCGGCCAGTCGGAACAGCAAGAGCTGCTCCTCTTCCTCATTCCAATACGCGCGAATGCCCTCAAAGCAGCCTGTACCGTAATTGAGGCCATGGGCCATGACGCTGACTTTGGCGTCCTCGATGCGCACGAACTTGCCGTCGAAGAAAGCGTGTTTCGTTACGGGCACTTCTACCTCCTTTGATCCCTTCATCGGGTTACTCCGAGGCAACAAGCTTCTGCCCGGACCGCTGTGTCACCAGGCAACGCTCCCGGGCAAGATTATAGCTGCGGCGGTCAGCCTCTGTCAAAGCCTAGTCGAGTCTAGAACTCACCTCGTCCAGCGTGCGCCTGGGTGCAGCCTCTGGAGACTCTGCTGGCACCCCCAATGGCACGAGGGCCACCGGCCTGAGGTGCGCCGGCGGTGCCACTGCCCTGGCCGCGGCCGCCTCGTCAAAAGCCCCAACCCAGCACGCGCCCAATCCCAGTGCCGTAGCTGCCAGCAGGATGTTCTCGACCGCAGCCGCGGTGTCTTGCAGGCAGTAAAGTCTTCTGCCTCGCTCCCCGTATCGTGCGGCCGACCGCTCCGGCTCGGCACACACCACAATGACCACCGGGGCCTCACCAACAAAGCTCTGCCCGTAGGCAGCCTGCTCGAGCGCTGCCCTGACCTGCGGGTTGCGAACGATGACAAAATGCCATGGCTGCCTGTTGCCGGCCGACGGCGCGCGTATAGCCGCACCCAGCAGGCGCTCAATGGCATCGTCACCCACCGGGGAGGATTGGAACGCCCTGATACTGTGCCTTTGTTCGATCACCGACCAAAAATCCATCTCCTCAACCGCCAATACCCAAGTTCCAGGCCCGCAGTTCATCCATTATCGGGTAGCTCGTCAGGTCAAGCTGCAGCGGCGTAACTGACACCCTGCCGGCCGCCAGTGCGCCGACATCGGTCCCTTCATCGTCTACCCCCGTTGGCGGCTCGCCACCGATCCAGTAGTACTTGTGCCCCCGCGGGTCACTGCGTTCGACTAGCTTGTCGCGGTAGATCCTACGTCCCAGCCGCGTGATCTCGACACCGTTTAGCCGCTCGAACGGCAGCGCCGGGACATTGACATTCAGCAGCACCTGGTGTTGCCCTTGCTCGAGGATACGCCCGGCGATGATCGCTCCCACGCGGGCGGCGCAGGCAAACTCGGGCAGAGTGCCCTCCTCGACCGCCACCGAGAGGGCCATCGACGAGATGCCACTGATCCAACCCTCCAGAGCCGCCGCCACGGTCCCCGAATAGGTCATATCCTGCGCCACGTTGGAACCAGGGTTGATCCCGGAGATGACCAGGTCGGGTGCACGCGAGAGCACACCCAGAACAGCCAGCGCGACGCAGTCCGACGGTCCGCCATTGGAGGCCATCGCGGTGCTGCCATCTGCCAGCTTGACCTCCTGGACGCGCAGCGGCTTGTGCATAGTCTTGGCATGGCCGCCCGCGGACCAGTTGTGGTCCGGTGCCAGCACTGCCACTTCGCCGACGGCTCCAAGGGCCTGCTTCAAAGCGAGCAGCCCCGGCGACTGTACTCCGTCGTCATTGGTCAGCAGGATGAGTTTCACAGGCCCACCTTTCTCTTTGCCGGCGGTCGCAGCAGGTTCACCACGAGGGCCGTCGCGCACAACCCGACCGTCCCGAGAGCCGTCAGCCAGTTGAGTAAGAAGAAGGTCTTGCTGGCATAGTGCTTTTCGTGGAACAACCACATAGCGCGGTAGAACTGGATGTTCATGCGCAGGGCGTCCTTGCGCATCGCCTGGCTCTTGTAGTGCGTGACCACTACCCGTGGATTGTAGTACACCTTCCAACCCTGCTCGACCTTGATGCGGTAGCACAGGTCGATGTCCTCGCCAAAGGCGAAGAAGCGTTCGTCCAGCAGGCCGGCCTGCTCCAACGCCTTTCGCCTGATCCACATAAAGGCGCCGACCACCGCATCGACTTCGGTCATCTCGTCAGGGTCGAGGTAGCAGAGGTTGTAGCGGTTGAAGCGAGGACTGTGGGGGTAGCGCCGGCTCAGGCCAATCAGCCGGTAGAAAGCCACCTCCAGGGTTGGAAAGCTGCGCCGACAGGCCAGATCCAGGCTGCCATCGGCCCGCACGAGCTTGGGACCCGCTACTCCGACCTCGGGGTGGCTGAGCACAAAGTCATACATGTCCTGCAGCGCCCGGGGCGGCAGTACTGTGTCCGGATTCAGGAGCAACAAATGCGCACCGCTGGCCGCTCTCAAACCCAGGTTGTTGGCGTAGGCATAGCCACCGTTGATTGGACTCTCGATCAACCGCGCCTGCGGGTACTCGCTGCGCACCATCGCCACACTGTCATCTGGCGACTTGTTGTCTACCACCAGAATCTCGTAGGACAGCTCGACCTGGCTGGCCAGGACCGAACGCAGGCAGTCACGCAACAGGTCGCAGGTGTTATAGTTGACAATGATGATGGAGAGGTCCATGGTCAGGCGAGGTTCTCCCTGGTCGAATCGACGGCTCGCCAGTTCGGGAGCTGTTCGCGGCGCTTCAGTCGCCAGAGCACACCAACGGGATAGCCGGCCATTTTGGCCAGGTCCCCCGTGACACGGATCACGGGCAC contains the following coding sequences:
- the surE_2 gene encoding 5'-nucleotidase SurE, yielding MKLILLTNDDGVQSPGLLALKQALGAVGEVAVLAPDHNWSAGGHAKTMHKPLRVQEVKLADGSTAMASNGGPSDCVALAVLGVLSRAPDLVISGINPGSNVAQDMTYSGTVAAALEGWISGISSMALSVAVEEGTLPEFACAARVGAIIAGRILEQGQHQVLLNVNVPALPFERLNGVEITRLGRRIYRDKLVERSDPRGHKYYWIGGEPPTGVDDEGTDVGALAAGRVSVTPLQLDLTSYPIMDELRAWNLGIGG
- the wbbL_1 gene encoding N-acetylglucosaminyl-diphospho-decaprenol L-rhamnosyltransferase; this translates as MDLSIIIVNYNTCDLLRDCLRSVLASQVELSYEILVVDNKSPDDSVAMVRSEYPQARLIESPINGGYAYANNLGLRAASGAHLLLLNPDTVLPPRALQDMYDFVLSHPEVGVAGPKLVRADGSLDLACRRSFPTLEVAFYRLIGLSRRYPHSPRFNRYNLCYLDPDEMTEVDAVVGAFMWIRRKALEQAGLLDERFFAFGEDIDLCYRIKVEQGWKVYYNPRVVVTHYKSQAMRKDALRMNIQFYRAMWLFHEKHYASKTFFLLNWLTALGTVGLCATALVVNLLRPPAKRKVGL
- the albA_2 gene encoding Albonoursin synthase — encoded protein: MDFWSVIEQRHSIRAFQSSPVGDDAIERLLGAAIRAPSAGNRQPWHFVIVRNPQVRAALEQAAYGQSFVGEAPVVIVVCAEPERSAARYGERGRRLYCLQDTAAAVENILLAATALGLGACWVGAFDEAAAARAVAPPAHLRPVALVPLGVPAESPEAAPRRTLDEVSSRLD
- the ilvE gene encoding Branched-chain-amino-acid aminotransferase, which translates into the protein MKGSKEVEVPVTKHAFFDGKFVRIEDAKVSVMAHGLNYGTGCFEGIRAYWNEEEEQLLLFRLAEHYQRLHNSAAILLIDLPYTVQQLCDATVELLRREGFREDTYVRPLAFKSQEGIGVRLKGVKDSLAIFATPFGKYIEKEEGAKVCVSSWRRIYDTSVPARAKCTGAYVNSALCKSEAEMNGFDEAIVLTRGGSVSEGSAENFFMVRNGVLITPGVTSDILEGITRQTILQLARDELHIPTKERTVDRTELYVCDEAFLCGTGVQIASIASIDHRVIGDGHIGSITRRLRDLYFDIVRGKVPKYRHWCTSVYDHQPIAGGARASASVGAPA